From the Streptomyces sp. NBC_01216 genome, the window ACGGCATGGTCACGGTCATCCGGACCTTGGCGGACTTGGCGTCCGTCGTCTTCTGGTACGCGGCCTGGATGACCCGGGTGACGCTCTCCCCGCTCCGCGGCGCCTTCGCCGCCCCGTCCTCTTCCGTACCGCCCTGGCATCCGGTGACGCCGCCGACGACGGCCACGGCGGCCAGCGTGGCCCCGGCGCGCTTCCATCCGGACAGACTCATGATTCCCCACCCCTTGAACGACTTCTCCTGCGGTCGGTCGAACGGTAGCCCACCCGGCCACCGACGCCGGAGACGCGAAAGCGGCCTTCCGCACCTCTGAAGAGGTGCGGAAGGCCGCTCAGGTTGCGCTCAGCGAGCCGGTGGGGCTCAGACCGACGCCGGGTCCTCCTCGACGAGGAGGTTGCGGGTGCGGTTGGAGTCCAGCGGGATGCCGGGGCCCATCGTCGTCGTCAGGGTCGCCTTCTTGATGTAGCGGCCCTTGGCGGCGGACGGCTTCAGACGGAGGATCTCCTCCAGGGCCGCGGCGTAGTTCTCGACCAGCTTCGTCTCGTCGAAGGAGACCTTGCCGATGATGAAGTGCAGGTTCGAGTGCTTGTCGACGCGGAACTCGATCTTGCCGCCCTTGATGTCGTTGACAGCCTTGGTGACATCGGGGGTGACGGTGCCGGTCTTCGGGTTCGGCATGAGACCACGCGGGCCGAGGACGCGGCCGAGGCGGCCGACCTTGCCCATGAGGTCCGGGGTGGCCACCACGGCGTCGAACTCGTTCAGGCGGTTGCCCTTGGAGATCTCGTCGATGAGCTCGTCGGAGCCGACGATGTCGGCGCCCGCGGCGATCGCGGCCTCGGCACGGTCACCGGTCGCGAAGACCAGGACCCGGGCGGTCTTACCGGTGCCGTGCGGAAGGTTCACGGTGCCACGGACCATCTGGTCGGCCTTGCGCGGGTCGACACCCAGGCGGAAGGCGACCTCGACGGTTCCGTCGAACTTGGTGGCGGCGGTGTCCTTGGCGAGACGGACGGCCTCGAGGGGAGCGTAGTTCCGCTCGCGGTCGATCTTGGCGTCCGCGCCGCGGAGAGCCTTGCTGCGCTTCACTTCTTCTCCTGTTGTCTCAGGTGTGGAGTCGTGGTGCGGGCCGGCGCTGGCCCTGCCACAGAGTGACCTTTGGCGGCTGGTGCCGCGTGGTCACGAGGGGGTTGATCAGCCCTCGACCGTGATGCCCATGGAACGGGCGGTGCCGGCGATGATCTTCGATGCGGCGTCCAGGTCGTTGGCGTTCAGGTCGGGGAGCTTGACCGTGGCGATCTCGCGGACCTGGTCGCTCGTGAGCTTGGCGACCTTGGTCTTGTGCGGCTCGCCGGAGCCCTTGTCCACACCCGCGGCCTTGAGGATCAGCTTGGCGGCCGGCGGAGTCTTGGTGATGAAGGTGAAGGAGCGGTCGTCGTAGACCGTGATCTCCACCGGCACGACCATGCCACGCTGCGACTCGGTCGCGGCGTTGTATGCCTTGCAGAACTCCATGATGTTGACGCCGTGCTGACCGAGCGCGGGGCCGACCGGCGGGGCCGGGTTCGCCGCACCGGCGTTGATCTGGAGCTTGATAAGCCCCGTGACCTTCTTCTTCTTGGGAGGCATTGCTCTCTCCGGGTCCTAGTGAGAGTGTCCAGCCCACCATCCGGTCATCCGGATGGAGGCATACCGCACCACGATAACGGGTACATACGCGCGGCCAAAAACCGAGCAGGTCAGAGCGTCTCCCGGGGGCGGTGGAACCGCCCGCACGAGACACCGCGGACCGGTCGGAAACCCGGGCTGCCGGGGCCGCGGCCGGCGAGGTCCACGCGAAGGGCGGACACGGCCGGCAGGATGCCGGGGTCTTCCGGCGGTAGTGGCCCGATTCTCTCACGCGCCGCGCTCGCCCGGCTCGCGCATTTCCGGCCCGCGACCGTCCCGGGGAAGCCTGCCGCCCCATCCCGGCCACCACCCCGGGGCGGCTCCCGTACACGCAGGAGCCCCTGTCCGACGGGCCGTCGGACAGGGGCTCCTGCGTGAGCCGGGAAGACTAGTTCTTCTGGATCTGGTCGAAGCTGAGCTCGACCGGGGTCTCGCGGCCGAAGATCTCGACGAGGCCCTTGACCTTCTTCGAGTCGGCGTTGATCTCGTTGATCGTGGCCTGGAGGGTGGCGAAGGGGCCGTCCGTGACGGTGACCGAGTCGCCGACCTCGAAGTCCAGCACCTGGACCTCGACCTTGCGGGCCGGAGCCGGCTTGCCCTCGGCCTCGGCGGCCTCGCGGGCGGCCTTCTCCTCGGCCTCCGGGGCGAGCATCTTGACGATCTCGTCCAGGGTCAGCGGGTACGGGTCGTAGGCGTTGCCCACGAAGCCGGTGACGCCGGGGGTGTTGCGGACGACGCCCCAGGACTCGTTCGTCAGATCCATGCGGACGAGAACGTAGCCGGGCAGCTTGTTCTGCCGGACGTTCTTGCGCTCGCCGTTCTTGATCTGGACGATCTCTTCCTCGGGCACCTCGGCCTGGTAGATGAACTCCTCGACGTTCAGCGAGACGGCACGCTGCTCGAGGTTGGCCTTCACGCGCTTCTCGTAGCCCGCGTAGGTGTGGATCACGTACCACTCGCCGGGCAGCAGACGGAGCTCGTCGCGGAGGGCCTGGATCGGGTCGACCGGAGCAGCGGGCTCCGCGTCGGCCTCCTCGGCCTTCTCCTCGTCGCCCTCGTCGGACCCGGTCTCGTCCTCGACGGACTCGGCGGTGTCGAGGTCCTCGTCGGACTCCTCGGTGCCGTCCTCGTCCTCGATCCGCAGGGCAGCCGCCTCGGCCGCCTCGCCCGCAGCGGCGTCAGCAGCCTCAGCCTGGTCCTCGTCGGCCGCCTCGACGATGTCGAGCTCGTCCTCAACGGACTCGACAGAATCGACGGCGTCGTTCAGGTTCGGGTCAGACACGGTGGCTGCTTCTTCCTGGATACAGATGGGTGGAACAAGAAATCAGCCGAAGACGTACTTGACTGCTTCCTGGAAGCCATAGTCAATCACGGTCACCAGACCGATCATGATGACGACGAAGACAATCACTACCGTGGTGTACGTCGTCAGTTGGCTGCGAGTGGGCCAGACGACCTTGCGGAGCTCCGCGATGATCTGGCGGTAGAAGAGCGCGAGGCGGCCCAGGGGGCCCTTCTTGCCGCGCTTGCCGCCCTTGCCGCCCTTGCGGGACTTCTTCTTCGAGTCCGGTGCCTCGTCCTCGGCATCAGGCATGTCGATGGAGCCCACGGCGTCCGTCACGCTTCTCACCTGATCCCGGGTCATGGCAGTGCCGTGCCCGAATGGAGCCGCACGGCGGTGCATCGAAGTACGTACATGCGCACACATCCTGGCGGTGTGTGTAGCAGGGCCGGAGGGACTTGAACCCCCAACCGCCGGTTTTGGAGACCGGTGCTCTACCAATTGAGCTACGACCCTTTGTGGCTTCCCCAACCTACCGCATCACGGGACACGGTCGGTGCGGGCCAACGAGCAGTGAGTGTACGTGGTGAGGGGGCCCCGCGTCGAACACGAGGGGCCCCGACCTGCTCCAGGACGTGCGTACGACCGGGAATGACCGTTCCTGTCCGCTCCTCGTGACCTGTGTGCGGGCCCACGAGAGGGTCTGCGAGCATGGCCGCATGAGCGCTGCTACCTCTCCGACCGAGCGCCGGGTCTCCGCCCGCGTCGGTGCGATCTCCGAGTCCGCCACTCTCGCCGTCGACGCCAAGGCCAAGGCACTCAAGGCCGCCGGGCGTCCGGTGATCGGCTTCGGCGCGGGTGAGCCCGACTTCCCGACGCCGGACTACATCGTCGAAGCCGCCGTCGAGGCGTGCAAGAACCCGAAGTACCACCGCTACACGCCGGCCGGCGGTCTGCCCGAGCTGAAGGCCGCGATCGCCGCCAAGACCCTGCGCGACTCCGGCTACGAGGTCGACGCCTCCCAGGTCCTGGTGACCAACGGTGGCAAGCAGGCGATCTACGAGGCGTTCGCGGCGATCCTCGACCCGGGCGACGAGGTCATCGTCCCGGCGCCCTACTGGACCACCTACCCCGAGTCGATCCGCCTGGCCGGCGGCGTCCCGGTCGAGGTCGTCGCCGACGAGACCACCGGCTACCGCGTCTCCGTCGCGCAGCTCGAGGCCGCGCGCACGGAGAAGACCAAGGTCGTCCTCTTCGTCTCCCCGTCCAACCCGACCGGCGCCGTCTACAGCGAGGCCGAGACCGAGGAGATCGGCCGCTGGGCGGTCGAGCACGGTCTGTGGGTGCTGACGGACGAGATCTACGAGCACCTGGTCTACGGCGGCGCGAGCGCCGTGTCCCTGCCGTCGGTCATGCCGGAGCTCCGCGAGAAGTGCATCGTGGTCAACGGTGTCGCCAAGACGTACGCGATGACCGGCTGGCGGGTGGGATGGATCATCGGCCCGAAGGACGTGGTGAAGGCCGCGACCAACCTCCAGTCGCACGCCACCTCCAACGTCAGCAACGTGGCCCAGATCGCCGCGCTGGCCGCGGTGTCGGGCAACCTGGACGCCGTCGCGGAGATGGGCCGCGCCTTCGACCGGCGCCGCCAGACCATCGTGCGGATGCTCAACGAGATCGAGGGCGTGCTCTGCCCGACGCCGGAGGGCGCGTTCTACGTGTACCCGTCGGTGAAGGCCCTGCTCGGCAAGGAGATCCGCGGCAAGCGCCCGCGGACCTCGGTCGAGCTCGCCGCGCTGATCCTGGACGAGGCCGAGGTGGCGGTCGTCCCGGGCGAGGCATTCGGCACCCCGGGATACCTGCGCCTGTCCTACGCGCTGGGTGACGAGGACCTGATCGAGGGCGTGTCGCGGATGCAGAAGCTCCTCGCGGAGGCCCGCGACTGAGTCCTCCCGAACACGCCGCTAGAACGCAAGAACGGGCCCCGGTTCCGAGGAACCGGGGCCCGTTCTTGCGTTCTAGCGCGGTCCCGATCGTGGAAAGGGGCTGTCCTCAGCCATTCGGGTGCGGCAAGATCCTTCAATGGAGCACGTTTCCGAGCACGTTTCCCGCGACATCGGCCTGCTGCCCAAGGCCCATCTGCACCTGCACTTCACCGGTTCGATGCGGCCCTCGACGCTCATCGAGCTCGCCGACAAGTACGGCGTCCACCTGCCCGAGGCGTTGCGCAGCGGCACGCCGCCGAAGCTGCGCGCGACCGACGAGCGCGGCTGGTTCCGCTTCCAGCGGCTCTACGACCTGGCCCGGTCCTGTCTGCGGGAGCCCGAGGACATCCGGCGGCTGGTCCGCGAGGCGGCCCAGGAGGACGTCCGGGACGGCTCGGGGTGGCTGGAGATCCAGGTCGACCCGACCTCGTACGCCCCGCTGCTCGGCGGGCTGATCCCGGCCATGGAGATCATTCTGGACGCCGTGGACGAGGCGGCCCGGGAGACCGGACTCGGCATGCGGGTCCTGGTCGCGGCGAACCGGATGAAGCACCCCCTGGAGGCGCGGACCCTGGCCCGGCTCGCGGTGCGGTACGCGGACCGGGGCGTGGTCGGCTTCGGGCTCTCCAACGACGAGCGCCGGGGCATGGCCCGCGATTTCGACCGGGCCTTCGCCATCGCCCGGGAGGGCGGACTGCTCGCGGCGCCGCACGGCGGGGAGCTGACCGGCCCCTCCTCGGTACGGGACTGCCTGGACGACCTGCGGGCGTCACGGGTGGGGCACGGGGTCCGCGCCGCGGAGGATCCATGGATACTGCGCGCACTTGCCGAGAAGGGCGTGACCTGCGAGGTCTGCCCGGCCTCGAACGTGGCGCTCGGGGTGTACGAGAAGCCGGAGGACGTGCCGCTGCGGACGCTCTTCGAGGCGGGGGTGCCGATGGCGCTGGGCGCCGACGACCCGCTGCTCTTCGGCTCGCGGCTCGCGGCCCAGTACGAGATCGCCCGCCGGCATCACGCCTTCACGGACGTCGAGCTCGCCGAACTGGCCCGGCAGTCGGTCCGCGGTTCGGCGGCCCCGGAAGACGTGCGGAAGAAGCTGCTCTCCGGCATCGACGACTGGTTGGCGGCCCCCGCCGCCTGAGAGCCTGTCGGGTGGCCTTCGGTCGACAGGCGGGCACGGTCCGGTGTGTGCGATTCCAAGGCGCCGGGATGCCGCCGTGGCGGAGCTACCGGGGCATCCCGGCAACGCCGGCAGCGCGCGTGCCAGGGCGTGACCACCCGGCCAGAGACCACCCGACAGGCTCCGAGAGCCCGGTGGGACCGTCCCGGGGGCGTCCCGGCCGCCGGAGCGGACTCGGGTGCGGACGGCCCCGGGACTCAGAGGCTGACGCCGACCGTCACGGGTTCGTTCTCCAGGGTGACCCCGAAGGCGTCCCGCACCCCGGCGACGACCTCGCGCGCGAGGCCGAGGAGGTCCTCGGTGGTGGCCTCGCCCCGGTTGGTGAGGGCGAGGGTGTGCTTGGTGGAGATGCGGGCCGGTCCGGAGCCGTAGCCCTTGGTGAAGCCGGCCCTGTCGATCAGCCAGGCCGCCGAGGTCTTCGTGAAGCCGTCCCCGACCGGGAACGCGGGCGCCGCCGCGTCGGGGCCGAGACGCTCGGCGACGCGGGCGCGGAAGACCGCGTACTCCTCGTTCGTGAGGACGGGGTTGGTGAAGAAGGACCCGGCCGACCAGGTGTCGTGGTCCTCCGGGTCGAGCACCATGCCCTTGCCCGCGCGAAGCTTGAGGACGGTCTCGCGGACGGTGGCCAGCGGAGCCCGCTCGCCGACCTCCACTCCCAGTGCCCGTGCCGTCTCCGCGTACGCGATCGGCATGCTCAGACCGCCGGCGTCCGCCAGCTCGAACCGGACCCGCAGCACCACGTAGTCGTCCGGCAGCCTCTTGAACAGGCTGTTCCGGTACGAGAAGGCGCACTGCTCGTTCGTCAGCGTCACCACCCGGTGCTCACGCGTGTCGTAGGCGACCACCTCGGTGATCGTGGCAGCGACGTCCTGACCGTAGGCACCGACGTTCTGGATGGGCGTCGCTCCCGCGGAGCCGGGGATGCCGGCCAGGCACTCGACGCCCGCGAGGCCCGCCTCGACGGTGCGCGCCACGGCGTCGGTCCAGACCTCGCCGGCCGCGAGTTCGAGCGTGGTGCCGTCGAGCGCGCAACCCTTGGTGGCGATGCGCAGGGCGGTGCCGTCGAAGCCCTTGTCGCCGATGACCAGGTTGGAGCCGCCGCCGATGATCAGCAGCGGGGTGCCCGTGACGTCCGCCTCGCGGACCGCGGCGACCACCTCGTCGTCGGTGGTGGCCGTGACGAGACGGTCGGCGGGGCCGCCGAGCCGGAAGGTGGTCAGGGGGGCGAGGGGGGCGTCGTGGAGTTCCTGCACGGGCCCAAGACTACGGGGACGGCCCCGCCGGTGGGGGCGGGGTCGTCCCCGGCCGGGCGGGACGGGGTGCGCGCGGGGGCCGTCGCGCGGCGGGGAGCCCTGGGGGTTGGGCTCCGGCCGGGCGGCCACGCCGCGGCACGCGTGCTTCCGGACGCGGGCCACCCCGTGGGCTCACGCGGCGACGAGCCGCTGCCGCTCGCTCTCCCCGGGGTCGCCGTCCGGTCGCCCCGCCGTCCGGCGTCCGGGGATGAAGAGCGTCGCGACCGCCCCCAGGGCGATCATTCCGGCGCCGACCCACAGGGCCGGCCGCAGGCCGTCCACGAACTGCTGGGCCGAGCCGTAGCCGCCCTGGGCGGCGAAGATGGAGGACATCAGGGCGACGCCGAGCGCGCCGCCCACCTCGCGCAGGGCGTTGTTGGCGCCGGAGGCGATGCCCTGCTCCGACGGGAGGACGCTGGACATGACCAGGTTGGCGGCGGGCGCGAAGTAGAGCGCCATGCCCACACCGCTCGTGATCAGGGCGGGCAGTTGGACGGCGTAGGCGGCGTCGGTCGTCACCACGGTCGCGAACCAGGCCAGGCCGAGCGCCTGGAAGGCGAGTCCGGTGGTGGCGACGGGACGGCCGCCGACCTTGTCGGAGAGATAGCCGGCGATCGGGGCGACGATCATCGGCATGCCCGTCCAGGGCAGCATGCGCAGTCCGGCCTCGGTCGGCGAGTAGCCGAGGACCCCCTGCATGTACTGGCTGAGCAGGAAGATCGATCCGAACATGCCCAGGAACATCAGCAGGCTCGCCGCGTTGATCCCGCTGAAGGCGCGGCTGCGGAAGAGCCGCATCGGGAGCATCGGCGCCCGCGCGCGGACGCCGTGGCGGACGAAGCCGGCGAGGAGCGCGACGCCCGCGATCAGCCCGGTGAGCACCGTGGCGCTGGTCCAGCCGTCGATGGGGCCGCGGATGAGTCCGTAGACGAGGCCGAAGATGCCTCCGCTGGCGAGCAGGGTGCCGGGGGCATCGAGCCGGGCGCCGGTACCGAAGGACTCGGCGAGGCGCAGCCGGGCGAGCGGGAGCAGGGCGAGGCCGAGCGGCACGTTCACCCAGAAGATCCACTGCCAGGAGATGTGTTCGGTGAGGCTGCCGCCGATGAGGGGGCCGGAGGCCACGGCGAGGCCGTTGACGGCACCCCAGACGCCGAACGCCATACCGCGCCGGGCGGCGGGGACGGCGGCGGTGAGCAGGGTGAGGGTGAGGGGCATCATGATCGCTGCGCCGACGCCCTGGACGGCGCGGGCGGCGATCAGGGCGTCTATGCCGGGGGCGAGGGCCGCCGCGGCGGAGGCGCCGGTGAAGACGGAGAGCCCGACGAGGAACAGCCGGCGGCGTCCGAAGCGGTCGCCGAGGGCGGCGCCGAACATCAGCAGGACGGCGAAGGTGAGGGTGTAGGCGCTCACCGTCCACTCGAGGTCGTCGAGGGCGCCGCCGAGGTCCTCGCGGATGGAGGGCAGGGCGGTGGTGACGACGAGGTTGTCGAGGGCCGCCATGAATCCGGCGGCGCCGGTGATCACCAGGGCCCAGGCGACGGAGCCGCGGCGGGCTGCGGGCTGGTTCATTGCTGCTCACCCTTCAGGTTAGTTATTGATGACTAACTTTCATGGACAGAGAGGTGCCGGGATACCGGACGGCGGGGCAGGGGCGGTCACCCGACGGCCGCGGGGCGGGACCCCGGGGCAGGTTACCCCTCCGGCGGGCCGGGGCTGCGGGCTTCGGGGTAGAAGCCCTCCCAGACCCGGTGTCCGCGCGGGAAGCCCATGGCGACGAGGGTGTTGACGAGCATCCCGTGCGCCAGGAAGGCCGTCGTCTCGTCGACGTCCGCGCCGAGCGCCAGATGGACGGTCTCCCAGAGCTCCATCCAGCCGGCCCGCACGGTCTCGCCGAATTCGTGCTCACCGGCCTCCTCCGCGGCGGCGACGGTCACGTACACCTGCATCTGCATCAGGAGCCGGTCCGGCTGCTCGGTGATCAGCCGGGTGTAGGCACCGGCCATGGCGTGCAGGGCCTCCTCGCCCGACAGCCCCTCGGACGCCTCCTCGAAGGCCCGCCGGGTGTCCTCCATGCAACGCTCGAACGCCGCCAGGAAGATGGCCTTCTTCCCGGCGAAGAGCCGGAAGAGGTACGGCTGCGAGACACCGACGCGCCGGGCGATCGCCTCCGTGGACGTGCCGTAGTACCCGCCGCGGGCGAACTCGCTCGTCGCCGCCCGGATCACGCTCTCGCGCCGTTCCTCCGCACTCATCCTGACCATGCACACGAAGTTAGTGCTCAATCACTAACTTCGTCAACCCGGGAAAGGCGGCCGTCTTGACGCGGCCGCCCCCCTCCACCGGAGCCCCGAGCGCGTCCGGAGCCCGCCGGGTGACCTCCGGCCGGGCGGAGGTCACCCGGCGGGCTCTCAGGCCAGCCTCACCACGGCCCGGGACATGCCCAGCACCTTCTGGCCCGCCGAGACGGCGGTCAGGTCCACCCGGACCCGGCCGTCGTCCAACTTCGCCGCGACCTTGGCACCGACCTCGATCAGGGCGCCCGTGTCGTCGTTCGGCACCACCACCGGCTTCGTGAAGCGCACGCCGTACTCCACGACGGCCGCCGGGTCGCCGGCCCAGTCGGTCACGACGCGGATCGCCTCGGCCATGGTGAACATTCCGTGGGCGATGACGTCGGGCAGGCCGACCCCCACCGCGAACTCCTCGTTCCAGTGGATCGGGTTGAAGTCCCCGGAGGCTCCGGCGTACCGAACGAGCGTGGCCCGCGTCACCGGGAAGGACTGGGCCGGCAGCTCCGTGCCGACCTCGACCTCGTCGTAAGCGATCTTCGCAGCCACGGTCAGACCTCCTCGGGGGCGCGCGAGACGAGCTTGGTCCAGGCGGTCACGACGTGCTCGCCGGACGCGTCGTACACCTCGCCGCGGATGTCCAGGATGTCGTTGCCCGCGAGGGACTTGATCGCCTCGATGGTCGAGGTGACCGACAGTCGGTCCCCCGCCCGCACCGGGCGGGAGTACGCGAACCTCTGGTCGCCGTGGACCACGCGGCTGTAGTCCAGACCCAGCTGCGGGTCCTCGACGACCTGGCCCGCGGCGGCGAAGGTGATCGCGAACACGAAGGTCGGCGGAGCGATCACATCGGGGTGACCGAAAGCCTTCGCCGCCTCCTGGTCGGTGTACGCGGGATTCGCGTCACCCACCGCCTCGGCGAACTCGCGGATCTTCTCGCGGCCGACCTCGTACGGCGCGGTGGGCGGATAGGTCCGGCCCACGAAGGACTGGTCGAGCGCCATGGACTCGATACCTCCTGGATTTGTTGCCGACAAACGACACGAGGCCGCCCCCTGGCGGGGACGGCCTCGTGTACGAGCCTGATTAGCGCGTCTCGCGGTGCGCCGTGTGAGAGTTGCAGCGAGGGCAGTGCTTCTTCATCTCAAGACGGTCCGGGTTGTTACGCCGGTTCTTCTTGGTGATGTAGTTCCGCTCCTTGCACTCCACGCAGGCCAGCGTGATCTTCGGGCGGACGTCGGTGGCAGCCACGTGAGTGCTCCTTGGACGGACGGATGGACGGATGAACGCATAAAAGAGTAGCCGATCGAAGGACCGACCCCACAATCGGCTACCGTGTGTAGCGGTGACCGGACTTGAACCGGTGACACAGCGATTATGAGCCGCTTGCTCTACCGACTGAGCTACACCGCTTTGATGTTCCGGAGCCCGCCCGAAGGCGGGTCCTTCACACCAGAGCCCCAATACGGAATCGAACCGTAGACCTTCTCCTTACCATGGAGACGCTCTACCGACTGAGCTATTGGGGCGAGCGATGAAGACATTACACGGTCCTCCGCCGATCGCCCAAATCCGTTTCGCGGCCCCCGCTCACCCCTCCGTCGCGGCCGTCCCGCGGGCCACACGCGACCCCATCAGTACGACTATTGCCTTCCTCCTCGAAGGGCGGCCGGACCGCCTCTAGGCTCGGCACACGCTGCGTGATCTTGATGGTGAGGAGCCTTGAGGAGCCCGATGTCAGCCGACAGCAAGCAGCCCCAGCCGCCCGACGACTGGGCCGCCGCCACCGCGGACTCCCCCGCCTCCCTGCTGCTCTCCAACGCCCGGCTCACGGACGGCCGGAGCGTCGACGTACGGCTCGGCGGCGGGCGGATCGTGGCCGTCGGCACGGCGGGCAGCCTCCCCGCCGCCGGCGCCCGCGTGGACCTCGCCGGCTATCTGCTGCTGCCCGCCCCCGCCGAGCCGCACGCGCACGCCGACACCGCGCTCGGCGCCGACTTCCCCGGGCCTCTCCGCCCCACCCCCGACGAGGTGCAACGACGGGCCACCGAAGCGGCGCTGCTCCAGCTCGGGCACGGCGCGACCGCGCTGCGCGCGCACGTCCGGATCGGCGACGTACAGGGGCTCGGGGCGCTCGGAGCGGTGCTCCAGGCCCGGCGCTCGCTGCGCGGCCTGGTGGATGTGACGACGGTCGCGGTGCCCCGGCTGCTGACCGGCGTGGCCGGAGCCGACGGGCTCGCCATGCTGCGGGACGCCGTGAAGATGGGCGCCGCCGTGGTGGGCGGCTGCCCGGACCTCGACCCCGACCCGGCCGGATACGTCGAGGCGGTCCTGGACCTGGCGGCGGAACACGGCTGCCCGGTCGACCTGCACACGGACGGCGGCGACCCGAGGCGCCTGGCCCGGCTGGCGTCGATGGCGGGCGGGCTGCGGCCGGGGGTCGCGATCGGGCCGTGCGCGGGCCTCGCGCGGCTGCCCGCCGACCAGGCCGGGCGGGCGGCGGAACGACTGGCTGCGGGCGGGGTGACGGTGGTCTGCCTGCCGCAGGGCGGCTGCGGCGGCGCCGGAACGCGCGGCGCGGCCCCGGTCGGACTGCTGCGGGCGGCCGGCGTCCGGCTCGCGGCGGGCAGCGGGGCACTGCGGGACGTCGCCAACCCGGTGGGGCGCGGGGACCCCCTGGAGGCCGCGTATCTCCTCACGTCCCTGGGCGGGCTGCCGGCGCCGGAGGCGTACGCGGCGGTGAGCGAGGCGCCGCGGGCGGCGATGGGGCTGCCGGAGGTGCGGGTGGAGGCCGGCTTCCCCGCCGAGCTGCTCGCGGTGCGCGGCGAGCGCCTGACCGGCGTGCTGTCCCTGGCGTACAGCCGCATCGTGGTGCACCGCGGCCGGGTCGTCGCCCGGACGAGTGCGGTGCGGGAGTACTGCGATTCGGCGGCGGCGCTCGACCTGCCGCGCCAGGGGCGCCCCGAGCGGCCGGAACCGGGAAGCCCTCCGGCCGGACCCGTCGTACGGTCGTGAGTATGCGCATCGTCATCGCTG encodes:
- a CDS encoding adenosine deaminase, whose protein sequence is MEHVSEHVSRDIGLLPKAHLHLHFTGSMRPSTLIELADKYGVHLPEALRSGTPPKLRATDERGWFRFQRLYDLARSCLREPEDIRRLVREAAQEDVRDGSGWLEIQVDPTSYAPLLGGLIPAMEIILDAVDEAARETGLGMRVLVAANRMKHPLEARTLARLAVRYADRGVVGFGLSNDERRGMARDFDRAFAIAREGGLLAAPHGGELTGPSSVRDCLDDLRASRVGHGVRAAEDPWILRALAEKGVTCEVCPASNVALGVYEKPEDVPLRTLFEAGVPMALGADDPLLFGSRLAAQYEIARRHHAFTDVELAELARQSVRGSAAPEDVRKKLLSGIDDWLAAPAA
- the nusG gene encoding transcription termination/antitermination protein NusG, whose translation is MSDPNLNDAVDSVESVEDELDIVEAADEDQAEAADAAAGEAAEAAALRIEDEDGTEESDEDLDTAESVEDETGSDEGDEEKAEEADAEPAAPVDPIQALRDELRLLPGEWYVIHTYAGYEKRVKANLEQRAVSLNVEEFIYQAEVPEEEIVQIKNGERKNVRQNKLPGYVLVRMDLTNESWGVVRNTPGVTGFVGNAYDPYPLTLDEIVKMLAPEAEEKAAREAAEAEGKPAPARKVEVQVLDFEVGDSVTVTDGPFATLQATINEINADSKKVKGLVEIFGRETPVELSFDQIQKN
- a CDS encoding MaoC family dehydratase, coding for MAAKIAYDEVEVGTELPAQSFPVTRATLVRYAGASGDFNPIHWNEEFAVGVGLPDVIAHGMFTMAEAIRVVTDWAGDPAAVVEYGVRFTKPVVVPNDDTGALIEVGAKVAAKLDDGRVRVDLTAVSAGQKVLGMSRAVVRLA
- the rplK gene encoding 50S ribosomal protein L11, which gives rise to MPPKKKKVTGLIKLQINAGAANPAPPVGPALGQHGVNIMEFCKAYNAATESQRGMVVPVEITVYDDRSFTFITKTPPAAKLILKAAGVDKGSGEPHKTKVAKLTSDQVREIATVKLPDLNANDLDAASKIIAGTARSMGITVEG
- a CDS encoding MFS transporter; protein product: MNQPAARRGSVAWALVITGAAGFMAALDNLVVTTALPSIREDLGGALDDLEWTVSAYTLTFAVLLMFGAALGDRFGRRRLFLVGLSVFTGASAAAALAPGIDALIAARAVQGVGAAIMMPLTLTLLTAAVPAARRGMAFGVWGAVNGLAVASGPLIGGSLTEHISWQWIFWVNVPLGLALLPLARLRLAESFGTGARLDAPGTLLASGGIFGLVYGLIRGPIDGWTSATVLTGLIAGVALLAGFVRHGVRARAPMLPMRLFRSRAFSGINAASLLMFLGMFGSIFLLSQYMQGVLGYSPTEAGLRMLPWTGMPMIVAPIAGYLSDKVGGRPVATTGLAFQALGLAWFATVVTTDAAYAVQLPALITSGVGMALYFAPAANLVMSSVLPSEQGIASGANNALREVGGALGVALMSSIFAAQGGYGSAQQFVDGLRPALWVGAGMIALGAVATLFIPGRRTAGRPDGDPGESERQRLVAA
- the rplA gene encoding 50S ribosomal protein L1, translating into MKRSKALRGADAKIDRERNYAPLEAVRLAKDTAATKFDGTVEVAFRLGVDPRKADQMVRGTVNLPHGTGKTARVLVFATGDRAEAAIAAGADIVGSDELIDEISKGNRLNEFDAVVATPDLMGKVGRLGRVLGPRGLMPNPKTGTVTPDVTKAVNDIKGGKIEFRVDKHSNLHFIIGKVSFDETKLVENYAAALEEILRLKPSAAKGRYIKKATLTTTMGPGIPLDSNRTRNLLVEEDPASV
- a CDS encoding pyridoxal phosphate-dependent aminotransferase; amino-acid sequence: MSAATSPTERRVSARVGAISESATLAVDAKAKALKAAGRPVIGFGAGEPDFPTPDYIVEAAVEACKNPKYHRYTPAGGLPELKAAIAAKTLRDSGYEVDASQVLVTNGGKQAIYEAFAAILDPGDEVIVPAPYWTTYPESIRLAGGVPVEVVADETTGYRVSVAQLEAARTEKTKVVLFVSPSNPTGAVYSEAETEEIGRWAVEHGLWVLTDEIYEHLVYGGASAVSLPSVMPELREKCIVVNGVAKTYAMTGWRVGWIIGPKDVVKAATNLQSHATSNVSNVAQIAALAAVSGNLDAVAEMGRAFDRRRQTIVRMLNEIEGVLCPTPEGAFYVYPSVKALLGKEIRGKRPRTSVELAALILDEAEVAVVPGEAFGTPGYLRLSYALGDEDLIEGVSRMQKLLAEARD
- a CDS encoding TetR/AcrR family transcriptional regulator, whose protein sequence is MVRMSAEERRESVIRAATSEFARGGYYGTSTEAIARRVGVSQPYLFRLFAGKKAIFLAAFERCMEDTRRAFEEASEGLSGEEALHAMAGAYTRLITEQPDRLLMQMQVYVTVAAAEEAGEHEFGETVRAGWMELWETVHLALGADVDETTAFLAHGMLVNTLVAMGFPRGHRVWEGFYPEARSPGPPEG
- the secE gene encoding preprotein translocase subunit SecE, which encodes MTDAVGSIDMPDAEDEAPDSKKKSRKGGKGGKRGKKGPLGRLALFYRQIIAELRKVVWPTRSQLTTYTTVVIVFVVIMIGLVTVIDYGFQEAVKYVFG
- a CDS encoding UDP-N-acetylmuramate dehydrogenase, translated to MQELHDAPLAPLTTFRLGGPADRLVTATTDDEVVAAVREADVTGTPLLIIGGGSNLVIGDKGFDGTALRIATKGCALDGTTLELAAGEVWTDAVARTVEAGLAGVECLAGIPGSAGATPIQNVGAYGQDVAATITEVVAYDTREHRVVTLTNEQCAFSYRNSLFKRLPDDYVVLRVRFELADAGGLSMPIAYAETARALGVEVGERAPLATVRETVLKLRAGKGMVLDPEDHDTWSAGSFFTNPVLTNEEYAVFRARVAERLGPDAAAPAFPVGDGFTKTSAAWLIDRAGFTKGYGSGPARISTKHTLALTNRGEATTEDLLGLAREVVAGVRDAFGVTLENEPVTVGVSL